The following coding sequences are from one Paenibacillus sp. JDR-2 window:
- a CDS encoding DUF1540 domain-containing protein, producing MAKDVLCEVNSCKYWAAGNNCAATSIYVVNNRSKQASNSDETDCKTFEPKI from the coding sequence ATGGCTAAAGATGTACTGTGCGAAGTAAACTCCTGCAAGTACTGGGCAGCAGGCAATAATTGTGCCGCTACTTCGATTTATGTAGTGAATAACCGTTCGAAACAAGCAAGCAACTCGGATGAAACCGACTGCAAAACGTTTGAGCCAAAGATCTAA
- a CDS encoding D-alanyl-D-alanine carboxypeptidase family protein, with amino-acid sequence MRRNVQRRKRRGLAFLAVCVVAIAVILFIRYENLTAQAPEETAANSQNSEQPSPTASDEPAVSDEPTDAPTDAPSDKPSDTPSNTPSEKPSDKPTDTPADKPAIATAGEEDGYAVVAQPASVAVLVDKQYKLPDNYEPKDLVYPDVRFTFSEKIDKRKMRKEAAGALEDLFAGAEKDGIYLAGVSAYRSQATQKTLFNNYVKKDGMEKALTYSAFPGTSEHQTGLAIDVSGSDGKCAATDCFGGTPEAEWLADHASEYGFIIRYPEGKDAITGYKYEPWHLRYVGKELAKEINDKGLTLEEYYNAVPVTK; translated from the coding sequence ATGAGAAGAAACGTACAAAGACGAAAAAGACGCGGATTAGCTTTTCTGGCGGTATGCGTGGTTGCTATAGCAGTCATTCTGTTTATCCGCTACGAAAATTTAACGGCCCAGGCTCCGGAAGAGACAGCGGCTAATAGCCAGAACTCAGAACAACCTTCTCCTACGGCATCGGATGAGCCTGCAGTTTCGGACGAGCCTACGGATGCGCCAACGGATGCGCCGTCTGACAAACCGTCGGACACACCTTCAAATACGCCGTCCGAGAAACCGTCGGACAAGCCAACTGATACACCGGCTGACAAGCCTGCGATAGCTACTGCAGGGGAAGAGGATGGCTACGCGGTTGTCGCTCAGCCTGCAAGCGTAGCCGTGCTGGTGGACAAGCAATACAAGCTGCCTGACAATTACGAGCCTAAGGATCTGGTTTATCCGGATGTTCGCTTTACGTTCAGCGAGAAAATCGACAAACGCAAAATGCGCAAGGAAGCGGCTGGCGCTCTGGAAGATCTGTTTGCCGGTGCGGAGAAAGACGGCATTTACCTGGCCGGGGTCTCGGCTTACCGTTCGCAAGCAACGCAGAAGACGCTTTTCAATAATTACGTGAAAAAAGACGGCATGGAGAAAGCATTAACGTACAGCGCATTCCCGGGTACGAGCGAGCATCAGACCGGTCTTGCGATTGACGTATCGGGCAGCGACGGCAAATGTGCCGCGACGGATTGCTTCGGCGGTACTCCTGAAGCGGAATGGCTGGCGGATCATGCATCGGAATATGGCTTCATTATCCGTTATCCGGAAGGCAAGGACGCCATTACGGGCTACAAGTACGAGCCTTGGCATCTCCGCTATGTAGGCAAGGAGCTGGCTAAGGAGATTAATGATAAGGGGCTGACCCTGGAGGAGTATTATAACGCGGTTCCGGTAACAAAATAA
- a CDS encoding deoxyguanosinetriphosphate triphosphohydrolase family protein, giving the protein MDLRKFRLDEPALGTFSEERDEYERDYARLIQSPAFRRLQGKSQVFGAGSGDYYRTRLTHSLEVSQIAREVARRLGKQYPFLSKKEHPGLIMDPSVVEIAALAHDLGHPPFGHKGEEVLNRLLLEEHGLAYEGNAQNFRILMFLEKRAGSGSGLDLTAAVLLAVNKYPYSLDEPGRLKGLYSSEWHAINHIRQQWAMPVGSSTLEAQLMDLCDDIAYSTHDIEDGIRAGKIQMNRTFFEDQRLIDNLVQEIVEDQGNMDVGWDQVDIPAMVGRVLAAYLLQWEELYALYDHESSRTRREMKARWVSVFAGRVGIIEDPVKGWKKVTFVLDGQQDIDLLRTMEILKKLAWVTLIKDFRVQRLQMRSEIMIRRLWDSFKRPEQGRLILPPDWVASFEQHKHNWTWARFIADYISGMTDAYAEKVYAELYASKSGSIYEMD; this is encoded by the coding sequence ATGGACTTACGCAAATTTCGATTAGACGAACCAGCGCTCGGCACATTCAGCGAAGAACGCGACGAATACGAACGGGATTATGCAAGGCTTATTCAATCCCCCGCTTTCCGGCGGCTGCAAGGCAAATCGCAGGTGTTTGGCGCCGGATCCGGCGATTATTACCGGACAAGATTAACCCATTCCCTCGAGGTATCGCAGATTGCGCGCGAAGTGGCCAGACGCCTGGGGAAGCAGTATCCTTTTCTGAGCAAAAAAGAGCATCCCGGCCTCATTATGGATCCATCCGTCGTGGAAATCGCCGCGCTTGCCCATGATCTCGGGCATCCGCCGTTTGGCCATAAAGGCGAAGAGGTGCTGAACCGCTTATTGCTCGAGGAGCATGGCCTCGCATACGAGGGCAACGCGCAAAACTTCCGCATCCTCATGTTTCTGGAGAAACGCGCCGGCAGCGGCAGCGGTCTGGATCTGACGGCAGCCGTGCTGCTTGCGGTAAATAAATATCCTTATTCCCTGGACGAACCGGGCAGGCTGAAGGGGCTGTACAGCTCCGAATGGCATGCCATCAATCATATCCGCCAGCAATGGGCGATGCCAGTAGGCAGCTCCACCCTGGAAGCTCAACTGATGGACTTATGCGATGACATCGCTTATTCCACCCATGATATTGAAGACGGCATCCGTGCCGGCAAAATCCAAATGAACCGTACGTTCTTTGAGGATCAGCGGCTGATCGACAATCTGGTGCAGGAAATCGTAGAAGACCAAGGCAATATGGATGTGGGTTGGGATCAGGTTGATATTCCGGCGATGGTGGGGCGAGTGCTTGCTGCTTATCTGCTGCAGTGGGAAGAGCTTTATGCCCTGTACGATCATGAATCGTCCAGAACGCGAAGAGAGATGAAAGCGCGGTGGGTCAGCGTGTTTGCCGGGCGTGTGGGCATTATCGAAGATCCGGTAAAAGGCTGGAAGAAGGTAACGTTCGTGCTGGATGGTCAGCAGGATATCGACCTGCTGCGCACGATGGAAATATTGAAGAAGCTTGCGTGGGTAACGCTGATTAAGGATTTCCGCGTACAGCGGCTGCAAATGCGCAGCGAAATTATGATCCGCCGCCTGTGGGACAGCTTCAAAAGGCCCGAGCAAGGCCGCTTGATTCTGCCGCCGGACTGGGTGGCAAGCTTCGAGCAGCACAAGCACAATTGGACCTGGGCCCGCTTTATCGCGGACTATATTTCCGGCATGACCGATGCGTATGCGGAGAAGGTCTATGCCGAGCTGTACGCGAGCAAATCCGGTTCGATTTATGAAATGGACTAA
- a CDS encoding winged helix-turn-helix domain-containing protein, translated as MRQQVEDNRMEGPPSSESMEGKACSLTKRIMTVSPFPERMNSLLHLLTAECFDLFTLHDLNKAFVSSLQPELIIYDATPHPLIPDAIDALHAAMTQTSPINGASLLYLVHEDARIMAAAIPKHAELLAWPSNPQEALNQINRMLGEWKAPDLSSYRFKDLTVDLKKMAVFRGGERIELTKTEYDLLLMFLTSDGAVLTREAMFDAVWGSQYFGGSNVVDVHIKTLRRKLKDSAVAPHYIATVRGVGYRLVEERGN; from the coding sequence ATGCGCCAGCAAGTAGAAGATAACCGTATGGAGGGGCCGCCCTCCAGCGAGTCGATGGAGGGGAAGGCATGTTCCCTCACCAAACGGATTATGACGGTTAGTCCTTTTCCCGAGCGGATGAACAGCCTTCTGCATCTTCTTACGGCGGAATGCTTCGACCTGTTCACGCTCCACGATCTGAACAAGGCATTCGTCAGCAGCCTGCAGCCGGAGCTGATAATTTACGATGCCACTCCGCATCCGCTTATTCCGGATGCCATAGATGCCCTTCATGCGGCGATGACGCAAACTTCTCCCATTAACGGCGCATCCCTTCTGTATCTGGTCCACGAGGACGCCCGGATTATGGCAGCGGCTATTCCGAAACATGCCGAGCTGCTCGCATGGCCTTCGAATCCGCAGGAAGCCCTTAACCAGATCAACCGGATGCTCGGCGAGTGGAAGGCTCCCGATCTGTCCAGCTACCGGTTCAAGGACCTGACCGTCGACCTGAAGAAAATGGCGGTGTTCCGCGGCGGTGAGCGAATTGAGCTGACCAAGACGGAATATGATCTTCTCCTTATGTTTCTGACATCCGATGGGGCGGTGCTCACGCGCGAAGCGATGTTTGACGCGGTATGGGGCAGCCAGTATTTCGGGGGGAGCAATGTCGTGGATGTGCATATCAAGACGCTCCGCCGCAAGCTGAAGGACAGCGCGGTAGCGCCGCATTATATCGCGACCGTGCGCGGAGTCGGCTATCGGCTGGTAGAGGAACGGGGCAATTAA
- a CDS encoding DUF6385 domain-containing protein has product MGKTAGCKHRRPRRCRKKPLKPKKRCIPRRRVCRRGKDGNCCQSFRSIEYEEAATSDEFVPMPKQDTSSDLVLSYSVLNRGGNAAVVRLEVGPNGVDFASDYESVVEPGGMIIMTPSRFLHFTRLSIRSQQPGASTLIQVYFQAQRTQMTSVHEFHFLRENR; this is encoded by the coding sequence ATGGGAAAAACAGCAGGATGCAAACATAGAAGACCACGTCGTTGCCGCAAAAAGCCGTTAAAGCCCAAGAAACGCTGTATCCCCCGAAGACGTGTTTGCCGCAGGGGCAAAGACGGCAACTGTTGTCAAAGTTTCCGTTCCATTGAATATGAAGAAGCTGCGACATCAGATGAATTCGTCCCGATGCCCAAACAAGACACATCCTCCGATTTGGTGCTTTCTTACTCAGTGCTGAACCGGGGAGGAAATGCAGCCGTTGTGCGCTTGGAGGTTGGACCAAACGGGGTGGATTTCGCAAGCGACTATGAGAGCGTCGTGGAGCCGGGGGGCATGATCATTATGACTCCGTCGAGATTTTTGCATTTTACAAGACTCTCGATACGCTCGCAGCAGCCAGGTGCTTCAACTTTGATCCAGGTATATTTTCAGGCACAGCGAACGCAGATGACCTCGGTTCATGAATTTCATTTTCTAAGAGAAAATAGGTGA
- the cls gene encoding cardiolipin synthase, which yields MNVLQDVSTVFIVLNILLALTVIFLERKDARSTWAWLMVLYFLPGVGFVLYLILGQRLRKRKLNKMLLESQRIIEDSIEAQKLQLEERHIIFNDPATINYQSMIHMNLVGSYSLYTQNNAVQIFTTGKSKFDALLRDIESAQHHIHLVYYIVRDDKLGNRLIQALVEKAKQGVQVRFLYDHIGSKGLPRKFFKELREAGGQAAAFFPSRIPYLNLKINFRNHRKLVIVDGRIGYIGGFNIGDEYMGRDKYFGEWRDTHLRLEGRAVLQMQAQFLMDWNLASAGMVELDYHYFPRHFQAVGTIGMQVVASGPDSESQQIKDAYIKMIYFAKKSICLQTPYFVPDESLMTALKTAAMSGIEVKVMLPGKPDHFFVYWATHSYLNELLAAGGKCYIYERGFLHAKTLVIDGQLASVGTANIDNRSFKLNFEMNAFIYDSATAGELERLFDLDLQDCHELTFEDYLKRPLMNKFKESIARLLSPIL from the coding sequence ATGAATGTCTTACAGGATGTTTCAACGGTCTTTATCGTCTTGAATATATTGCTGGCATTGACCGTTATTTTCCTCGAGCGAAAGGATGCAAGATCGACGTGGGCCTGGCTGATGGTGCTGTATTTCCTGCCAGGGGTCGGGTTTGTGCTCTATCTTATTCTCGGGCAGCGGCTGCGCAAGCGGAAGCTGAATAAGATGTTGCTCGAAAGCCAGCGTATTATTGAAGATTCCATTGAAGCTCAGAAGCTTCAATTAGAGGAGCGGCATATCATTTTTAATGATCCCGCTACTATTAACTATCAGAGCATGATTCATATGAATCTGGTAGGCAGCTATTCCTTGTATACGCAGAACAATGCGGTACAGATTTTTACAACAGGGAAAAGCAAGTTCGATGCGCTGCTGCGCGATATCGAGTCCGCACAACATCATATTCACCTTGTCTATTACATTGTGCGTGATGATAAGCTTGGCAACCGCCTGATCCAGGCGCTTGTGGAGAAAGCGAAGCAGGGAGTGCAGGTTCGGTTTCTGTATGACCATATCGGCAGCAAGGGGCTGCCGCGGAAGTTCTTCAAGGAGCTGCGGGAAGCCGGCGGACAGGCGGCAGCCTTTTTTCCGTCGCGGATTCCTTATCTTAATTTGAAGATCAATTTCCGGAATCACCGCAAGCTTGTTATCGTAGACGGGCGGATCGGCTATATCGGGGGCTTTAATATCGGGGATGAGTATATGGGCCGCGACAAGTATTTCGGCGAATGGCGGGATACGCATCTGCGTCTGGAGGGACGGGCCGTTCTGCAAATGCAGGCGCAGTTCCTGATGGACTGGAATCTGGCTTCCGCGGGAATGGTGGAGCTTGATTATCATTACTTCCCGCGCCACTTCCAGGCAGTGGGGACGATTGGCATGCAGGTCGTGGCGAGCGGACCGGATTCGGAATCCCAGCAGATTAAGGATGCTTACATCAAGATGATTTATTTCGCGAAAAAAAGCATCTGTCTGCAGACGCCTTATTTTGTGCCGGACGAGAGTTTGATGACCGCGCTCAAGACGGCCGCTATGTCGGGGATTGAAGTGAAGGTCATGCTGCCCGGCAAGCCCGATCATTTCTTCGTGTACTGGGCAACGCATTCGTATTTGAACGAACTGCTTGCCGCGGGCGGCAAATGCTACATTTATGAACGGGGCTTCCTGCACGCGAAGACGCTTGTCATTGACGGTCAGCTTGCTTCCGTCGGTACGGCCAATATCGATAACCGCAGCTTTAAGCTGAACTTCGAAATGAACGCCTTTATCTATGACAGCGCAACGGCAGGCGAACTGGAAAGATTGTTTGATCTTGACCTGCAGGATTGTCATGAATTAACCTTCGAGGATTATTTGAAGCGGCCGCTGATGAACAAGTTCAAAGAGTCCATCGCCCGGCTGTTATCGCCTATTCTATAA
- a CDS encoding aldo/keto reductase → MQYRGLGSSELKVSEISFGTWAIGGAWGNVNDKESLMALEAAIDKGVNFFDTADVYGDGHSEQLLAQAAKGREDEIYIATKFCRAGDIHDPATYSEASVRAYCEASLKRLERERIDLYQIHCPPMSILKNGSVFEVLDKLQQEGKIRHYGVSVESVEEGLFCLEQPNVRALQVIYNIFRQKPLELLNEAHRRGVGILVRLPLASGLLTGKFTASSTFEADDHRRFNENGEAFNVGETFAGLGFAKGVELADQLRWMEEGRGNMTRASLRWLLDHEAVTCVIPGFRNVRQVEDNLAALDVPSFTAEDRERLAAFYKEQVHPFIRGSY, encoded by the coding sequence ATGCAATATCGCGGGTTAGGTTCATCGGAATTGAAAGTTAGCGAGATCAGCTTCGGAACATGGGCGATTGGCGGTGCCTGGGGCAACGTCAACGATAAGGAATCGCTCATGGCGCTTGAGGCTGCCATCGATAAAGGCGTCAACTTCTTTGATACGGCAGACGTGTACGGAGACGGCCACAGCGAGCAGCTGCTCGCGCAAGCCGCCAAAGGGCGCGAGGATGAGATTTATATCGCGACGAAATTTTGCCGCGCGGGAGATATTCATGATCCGGCGACCTACTCGGAGGCTTCGGTCCGCGCTTATTGCGAAGCCAGCCTGAAGCGTCTGGAGCGCGAGCGGATTGATCTGTACCAGATCCATTGCCCGCCAATGTCGATTCTGAAGAACGGAAGCGTGTTCGAGGTGCTGGACAAGCTGCAACAGGAAGGCAAAATCCGTCATTACGGCGTAAGCGTAGAATCGGTGGAGGAAGGTCTCTTCTGCCTGGAGCAGCCGAATGTGCGCGCGCTTCAGGTCATCTATAATATTTTCCGCCAGAAGCCGCTTGAGCTGCTCAATGAAGCGCATCGCCGCGGCGTTGGCATCTTGGTTCGCCTGCCGCTTGCGAGCGGTCTATTGACGGGGAAGTTCACGGCATCGTCCACCTTCGAAGCGGATGACCACCGCCGCTTTAACGAGAACGGCGAAGCGTTTAACGTGGGCGAGACATTCGCCGGTCTAGGCTTTGCCAAAGGCGTCGAGCTGGCCGACCAGCTGCGCTGGATGGAGGAGGGCCGCGGCAATATGACGCGTGCATCGCTGCGCTGGCTGCTTGATCATGAAGCCGTCACTTGCGTAATTCCGGGCTTCCGCAACGTCCGTCAGGTGGAGGATAATCTTGCGGCACTGGACGTGCCTTCATTTACGGCAGAAGATCGGGAGCGTCTTGCGGCTTTCTATAAGGAACAGGTCCATCCGTTTATCCGCGGATCTTATTGA
- a CDS encoding catalase: MINRLTTNQGKPVGDNQNSRTAGQRGPTLLEDYHLIEKIAHFDRERIPERVVHARGAGAYGVFRAASSMSAHTKAAFLREAGKETDVFVRFSTVIHGTGSPETARDPRGFAVKFYTEEGNLDIVGNHLPVFFIRDAIKFPDMVHSLKPSPRTNIQEPERYWDFMTLSPESTHMLTWVFSDAGTPASYREMDGFGVHAFKWINDEGNVTYVKYHWKSKQGVRNFTAAEASEMQGKDFNHATRDLYDSIELGQYPEWDLHVQLMPVEHLDRYSFDPLDPTKIWPEDMYPLQLVGTMRLNRNPDNYFAEVEQSAFAPSAVVPGIEPSEDKLLQGRLFSYPDAQRYRLGANYLHIPVNCPYAPVRNHQQGGAMTMKADPSTVNYEPNSSSESPREVSEYKDGDAPLHGYAGRQKIDKTDDFTQAGERYLSLPPEQRDNLVSNLVNDLKHASENVQLRAVCNFFRANVEFGIRLSKGLGVDISAYMQHQR; encoded by the coding sequence ATGATCAACCGTTTAACCACTAATCAAGGCAAGCCTGTAGGCGATAATCAAAACTCCAGAACAGCCGGACAACGCGGCCCGACCTTGCTGGAGGATTACCATCTGATCGAGAAGATCGCCCATTTTGACCGCGAACGTATTCCGGAGCGCGTGGTGCATGCGCGCGGGGCTGGCGCATATGGCGTATTCCGGGCAGCAAGCAGCATGAGTGCCCATACAAAGGCAGCATTCCTGCGGGAAGCGGGCAAAGAAACGGACGTGTTTGTCCGGTTCTCCACCGTTATTCACGGAACAGGTTCGCCGGAGACGGCGCGCGATCCGCGCGGTTTTGCAGTGAAGTTCTACACGGAGGAAGGCAACCTGGATATCGTCGGCAACCATTTGCCGGTCTTCTTCATACGCGATGCGATCAAATTTCCGGATATGGTTCATTCGCTTAAGCCGTCCCCGCGAACGAATATTCAAGAGCCGGAGCGTTACTGGGACTTCATGACGCTGTCGCCGGAATCGACCCATATGCTTACTTGGGTATTCTCCGATGCCGGCACCCCTGCTTCCTACCGCGAAATGGACGGCTTTGGCGTTCACGCGTTCAAGTGGATAAATGACGAGGGCAATGTAACGTATGTGAAATACCATTGGAAATCGAAGCAGGGAGTCCGCAACTTTACGGCTGCCGAAGCCAGCGAGATGCAAGGCAAAGACTTCAACCATGCGACTCGGGATTTATACGATTCCATCGAACTAGGCCAATATCCGGAGTGGGATCTGCATGTGCAGCTGATGCCGGTTGAGCATCTGGACCGTTATTCCTTCGATCCGCTGGATCCAACGAAGATTTGGCCGGAGGATATGTACCCGCTGCAGCTTGTTGGCACCATGCGGCTGAACCGCAATCCGGACAATTATTTTGCCGAAGTCGAGCAGTCTGCTTTTGCGCCTAGCGCCGTAGTACCCGGCATTGAGCCTTCGGAAGACAAGCTTCTCCAAGGACGCCTATTCTCGTACCCGGATGCGCAGCGCTACCGTCTTGGGGCCAACTATCTTCATATTCCGGTCAATTGCCCTTACGCGCCGGTTCGCAACCATCAGCAAGGTGGCGCGATGACGATGAAAGCCGATCCTTCAACCGTTAACTATGAGCCTAACAGCTCTTCGGAAAGCCCGCGGGAAGTTTCGGAGTACAAGGACGGCGACGCGCCATTGCATGGCTATGCCGGACGTCAGAAGATCGACAAGACCGATGATTTCACGCAGGCAGGGGAGCGCTACTTGTCGCTGCCGCCAGAGCAGCGGGATAATCTGGTCAGCAATCTGGTGAACGACCTGAAGCACGCAAGCGAAAATGTCCAGCTGCGTGCTGTATGCAACTTCTTCCGCGCTAACGTGGAATTCGGTATCCGCCTTTCGAAAGGGCTTGGCGTAGATATCAGCGCCTATATGCAGCACCAGCGTTAA
- a CDS encoding glutathione peroxidase, which translates to MSVYSFEADTIRGQRVSLEDYKGKVLVIVNTASKCGFTPQYSDLQKVYEQFKEQGLEILGFPSNQFGEQEPGSNSDVQEFCQINYGVSFPLFAKTDVREESAHPLFKYLTEQAPFHGFDTSEPSGKMLHTFLSEKLPHYLEGNDVKWNFTKFLVDREGNVIKRFESTDEPLNMVEDIQKLL; encoded by the coding sequence ATGAGCGTTTATTCATTTGAAGCAGATACAATTAGAGGGCAGCGTGTTAGCCTGGAGGATTACAAGGGCAAGGTTCTGGTCATCGTAAATACAGCAAGCAAATGCGGCTTCACGCCTCAATATTCCGACCTGCAGAAGGTATATGAGCAATTCAAGGAGCAAGGACTCGAAATTCTGGGCTTTCCGAGCAATCAGTTCGGCGAACAGGAGCCAGGCTCGAATTCGGATGTGCAGGAATTTTGCCAGATCAACTACGGCGTATCCTTCCCGCTGTTTGCGAAGACGGATGTCCGTGAAGAATCGGCTCATCCTCTGTTCAAGTATTTGACGGAGCAAGCTCCGTTCCACGGCTTTGACACCTCGGAGCCAAGCGGCAAAATGCTTCATACTTTCCTGTCGGAGAAGCTGCCTCATTACCTGGAAGGCAACGACGTGAAATGGAACTTCACGAAGTTCCTCGTTGACCGCGAGGGCAACGTCATCAAACGGTTTGAATCGACGGACGAGCCGCTAAATATGGTGGAAGATATCCAGAAGCTGCTGTAA
- a CDS encoding CcdC family protein, translating to MLSANTHLIQVASIVFSVCAGLTLIVLRMRAGKQPTNLRKIIAPPLGMSTGFMMFAFPVTHIHWLWGLSAFGTGLLIFSFPLIVTTRLERVESDIFVRRSKAFIFIMLTLLAIRLALHSVVEQYMSIPQTGALFYLLAFGMILPWRFAMVGDYMRLQKAEM from the coding sequence ATGCTATCTGCAAATACACATCTCATTCAAGTGGCGTCCATCGTTTTTTCGGTTTGTGCCGGTCTGACGCTTATCGTGCTTCGCATGCGGGCGGGCAAACAGCCGACGAACCTGCGTAAAATTATCGCCCCGCCGCTAGGCATGTCGACGGGCTTTATGATGTTTGCTTTTCCCGTTACCCATATCCACTGGCTGTGGGGGTTATCGGCTTTTGGCACGGGGCTTTTGATCTTCTCGTTCCCACTTATCGTCACAACGCGTCTCGAGAGAGTCGAATCCGATATATTCGTCCGCCGTTCCAAGGCGTTTATTTTCATCATGCTGACCTTGCTTGCGATCCGGCTAGCGCTGCATAGCGTAGTCGAGCAATATATGTCGATCCCGCAGACAGGGGCTTTGTTCTACCTGCTCGCGTTTGGGATGATCCTCCCGTGGCGTTTCGCCATGGTTGGCGACTATATGCGTTTGCAAAAGGCGGAAATGTAA
- a CDS encoding Fur family transcriptional regulator → MTKINLTVQRKTILEAIQESNDHPTAADIIERLRDKGVSFAYGTVYNSLRYLTDAGLIRELKLGEAVSRYDARMDDHHHIMCKQCGRVEEVLTELPEEWLKKIAAETKFKVQDAHVVLEGVCELCASK, encoded by the coding sequence ATGACTAAGATAAATTTAACCGTACAGCGCAAAACGATTCTCGAGGCGATCCAGGAATCCAATGATCACCCGACAGCGGCGGATATTATTGAAAGATTACGCGACAAAGGCGTCAGCTTTGCGTACGGAACGGTATACAATTCGCTCCGTTATTTGACCGACGCCGGACTCATCCGGGAGCTCAAGCTAGGCGAGGCTGTCAGCCGCTATGATGCCAGAATGGACGATCACCATCATATTATGTGCAAGCAGTGCGGTCGCGTCGAGGAAGTGTTGACCGAGCTGCCCGAGGAATGGCTGAAGAAAATTGCCGCAGAAACGAAGTTTAAGGTTCAGGATGCACATGTTGTATTAGAGGGGGTATGCGAGTTATGCGCCAGCAAGTAG
- a CDS encoding nucleoside hydrolase: MGKKLYFNHDAGVDDLVSLFLVLQMKDVELVGVSVIPADGYLEPGMAASRKIIDRFGAPGTSGKVEVARSNSRGSNPFPAEWRMHTFFVDALPILNEPGVIHTPEAELPAHKHMIRQLLASDEPVTLLFTGPLTDLARALDEAPEIEKKIDKLVWMGGTFNEQGNVQEPEHDGTAEWNAFWDPEAVDRVWNSGIQIELVALESTNKVPLTVPVRNRWASLRKHAGLDFVGQCYAACPPLVFMETNSTYYLWDVLTTAVVGDPSLVEMKTVHSTVIARGPSQGRTVETADGRPVSLVYDVEPERFFDYITSLSQNAVLNPAE; the protein is encoded by the coding sequence ATGGGAAAAAAGCTTTATTTTAATCATGACGCGGGGGTTGACGATCTTGTATCGCTGTTTCTCGTACTGCAAATGAAGGATGTCGAGTTGGTCGGCGTATCGGTGATTCCGGCAGACGGATATTTGGAGCCGGGGATGGCGGCTAGCCGCAAAATCATTGACCGCTTTGGAGCACCGGGAACAAGCGGCAAAGTGGAAGTTGCCCGCTCGAATTCGAGAGGAAGTAATCCGTTTCCGGCGGAATGGCGGATGCATACGTTCTTTGTGGATGCGCTGCCGATTTTGAACGAACCTGGCGTTATCCATACGCCCGAGGCAGAATTGCCTGCCCATAAGCATATGATTCGGCAGCTTCTGGCGTCCGATGAGCCAGTGACGCTGCTGTTCACCGGTCCGCTTACGGACTTGGCGAGAGCGCTTGACGAAGCGCCGGAGATTGAGAAGAAGATCGACAAGCTGGTCTGGATGGGCGGTACCTTTAACGAACAAGGAAACGTTCAAGAGCCGGAGCATGACGGTACGGCGGAATGGAACGCCTTCTGGGATCCGGAAGCGGTAGACCGCGTATGGAACAGCGGTATCCAGATCGAGCTCGTAGCGCTGGAGAGCACCAATAAAGTACCGCTTACCGTTCCGGTGCGCAACCGCTGGGCTTCGCTTCGGAAGCATGCCGGACTGGACTTCGTGGGGCAATGTTATGCCGCATGTCCGCCGCTTGTCTTTATGGAAACAAATTCAACGTACTACCTATGGGATGTTCTGACGACAGCGGTCGTAGGCGATCCAAGCCTGGTCGAAATGAAGACCGTCCATAGCACCGTTATCGCTCGCGGCCCAAGTCAAGGCCGAACAGTCGAAACAGCGGATGGACGGCCGGTGAGCCTTGTTTATGACGTGGAGCCGGAACGGTTCTTCGATTATATTACGTCGCTGTCGCAGAACGCTGTGCTGAATCCTGCGGAGTAG